One part of the Helicoverpa armigera isolate CAAS_96S chromosome 3, ASM3070526v1, whole genome shotgun sequence genome encodes these proteins:
- the LOC110377521 gene encoding epidermal retinol dehydrogenase 2 isoform X2: MLLKVYSLCILIVDIGWVVLNAICAVLQAIYELFRPPPLKSVRLETALIIGAGRGVGRELSIQLANLGAIVLCVDKNTVSNEETVDCIKRKGGSAISYTCDITRRENVQALASQLKKDVGFVSMLFYCCGIPSPRSLLTQPPQDIHDTLDLTLTSYFWLIDLFLPEMKAKNHGHIVALTSVAGLSYIKDQMPLSVAQFAVQGLAESLTEDLRVNKIDGVHVTLTHIYPFIVNDESADIRLRIPSYFGTITPKKAATSILESVRRNYFEASVPKHLLYLGHLLRILPRKATVLIRDLLDTGVDFA, encoded by the exons atgttgttgaaAGTATACTCCTTGTGCATACTAATCGTAGATATTGGATGGGTAGTACTAAATGCTATTTGCGCCGTACTACAAGCTATTTACGAACTTTTTAGACCTCCACCACTGAAATCAGTTCGCCTAGAAACTGCACTG ATTATTGGTGCAGGAAGAGGTGTGGGGCGTGAACTATCCATACAATTAGCCAATTTAGGAGCTATAGTCCTATGTGTGGACAAGAATACTGTTTCTAACGAAGAAACAGTCGATTGCATCAAGAGAAAAGGTGGTTCGGCCATTAGCTACACATGTGATATTACTAGAAGGGAAAATGTTCAAGCATTAGCTTCTCAATTGAAAAAAGATGTGGGCTTTGTCAGTATGTTGTTTTACTGCTGTGGTATTCCAAGCCCTAGGTCTCTACTCACGCAACCTCCTCAAGATATTCATGATACACTGGATCTCACACTAACATCATATTTCTGG ctCATAGACCTCTTCTTGCCCGAAATGAAAGCCAAGAATCATGGTCACATCGTAGCTTTAACTTCTGTGGCTGGTCTCAGCTACATCAAAGACCAAATGCCTCTAAGTGTAGCCCAGTTTGCAGTTCAGGGTCTCGCAGAATCTCTGACAGAAGACCTTAGAGTGAACAAAATTGATGGCGTTCATGTCACACTAACACATATCTATCCTTTCATTGTCAACGATGAAAGTGCTGATATAAGATTGAG GATACCAAGTTACTTTGGCACCATAACTCCCAAGAAAGCAGCTACTTCTATCCTCGAGAGTGTTCGTCGGAATTACTTTGAAGCTTCAGTACCAAAGCACCTACTATATCTCGGTCACCTCTTGCGTATCTTGCCACGAAAGGCAACAGTCCTTATCAGGGATCTTTTAGACACCGGAGTGGACTTTGCATGA
- the LOC110377521 gene encoding epidermal retinol dehydrogenase 2 isoform X1, with protein MTSEVYYDRKESKLLNSVLGIFLNVFFPIKMLLKVYSLCILIVDIGWVVLNAICAVLQAIYELFRPPPLKSVRLETALIIGAGRGVGRELSIQLANLGAIVLCVDKNTVSNEETVDCIKRKGGSAISYTCDITRRENVQALASQLKKDVGFVSMLFYCCGIPSPRSLLTQPPQDIHDTLDLTLTSYFWLIDLFLPEMKAKNHGHIVALTSVAGLSYIKDQMPLSVAQFAVQGLAESLTEDLRVNKIDGVHVTLTHIYPFIVNDESADIRLRIPSYFGTITPKKAATSILESVRRNYFEASVPKHLLYLGHLLRILPRKATVLIRDLLDTGVDFA; from the exons atgaCTTCCGAAGTGTATTATGACAGAAAG GAAAGCAAGCTGCTAAATAGCGTATTGGGGATTTTCTTAAATGTCTTTTTCCCtataaaaatgttgttgaaAGTATACTCCTTGTGCATACTAATCGTAGATATTGGATGGGTAGTACTAAATGCTATTTGCGCCGTACTACAAGCTATTTACGAACTTTTTAGACCTCCACCACTGAAATCAGTTCGCCTAGAAACTGCACTG ATTATTGGTGCAGGAAGAGGTGTGGGGCGTGAACTATCCATACAATTAGCCAATTTAGGAGCTATAGTCCTATGTGTGGACAAGAATACTGTTTCTAACGAAGAAACAGTCGATTGCATCAAGAGAAAAGGTGGTTCGGCCATTAGCTACACATGTGATATTACTAGAAGGGAAAATGTTCAAGCATTAGCTTCTCAATTGAAAAAAGATGTGGGCTTTGTCAGTATGTTGTTTTACTGCTGTGGTATTCCAAGCCCTAGGTCTCTACTCACGCAACCTCCTCAAGATATTCATGATACACTGGATCTCACACTAACATCATATTTCTGG ctCATAGACCTCTTCTTGCCCGAAATGAAAGCCAAGAATCATGGTCACATCGTAGCTTTAACTTCTGTGGCTGGTCTCAGCTACATCAAAGACCAAATGCCTCTAAGTGTAGCCCAGTTTGCAGTTCAGGGTCTCGCAGAATCTCTGACAGAAGACCTTAGAGTGAACAAAATTGATGGCGTTCATGTCACACTAACACATATCTATCCTTTCATTGTCAACGATGAAAGTGCTGATATAAGATTGAG GATACCAAGTTACTTTGGCACCATAACTCCCAAGAAAGCAGCTACTTCTATCCTCGAGAGTGTTCGTCGGAATTACTTTGAAGCTTCAGTACCAAAGCACCTACTATATCTCGGTCACCTCTTGCGTATCTTGCCACGAAAGGCAACAGTCCTTATCAGGGATCTTTTAGACACCGGAGTGGACTTTGCATGA
- the LOC110377541 gene encoding ELL-associated factor 1, with the protein MFLVSDVQRIKMTRLSVVCIALLVVCAYLEVGYAARIARSPQYFGGYGRPPPPPPPRGFGPGYGPSFGPSCGPDFDSHRGHGHHSHGHHGHDSKYDIPEGGSISISKTISISSGNNAQSSAGSSAGSGSGSSAASSGGSSSG; encoded by the exons ATGTTCTTAGTCAGTGATGTTCAAAGGATCAAAATGACACGACTTAGTGTAGTTTGTATTGCACTCCTCGTTGTTTGCGCTTATTTGGAAGTTGGTTATGCAG CTCGCATAGCTCGTTCACCTCAATACTTTGGCGGTTACGGTCgtccaccaccaccaccaccccCACGTGGCTTCGGCCCCGGCTACGGCCCCAGTTTCGGCCCCAGCTGCGGGCCTGACTTCGACAGCCACCGGGGTCACGGACACCACAGCCATGGTCACCACGGCCATGACTCGAAGTACGACATCCCTGAAGGCGGTTCCATCAGTATTTCCAAGACTATTAGTATAAGTTCTGGGAACAATGCTCAGTCGAGTGCTGGGTCCAGTGCAGGATCAGGCAGTGGGTCTAGTGCAGCATCAAGTGGTGGATCCAGTTCTGGGTAA
- the LOC110377513 gene encoding BLOC-1-related complex subunit 8 homolog, producing MAFVYQGDSELESKSKKAAERISENMHIVANEPSLALYRLQEHVRKALPPMVERRVEVTKLQHELQGRCYDVEYALSAVKSMDGAATSFKNIQEMLKQSIFLKQQLKYEEARRNKKDSNSVYKRLSAHIVLDLPDLSEFSMVRETTNRIENMMAQARGSSAELHRSHTTLH from the exons ATGGCTTTTGTGTACCAAGGAGACAGTGAATTAGAATCGAAATCTAAAAAAG ctgcAGAGCGGATATCGGAGAACATGCATATAGTGGCAAATGAGCCTTCATTGGCTTTGTATAGACTACAGGAACACGTAAGAAAAGCTTTGCCTCCCATGGTTGAGAGACGAGTCGAAGTTACCAAATTACAGCACGAACTGCAAGGAAGGTGCTATGACGTGGAATATGCTCTCAG TGCGGTAAAATCAATGGACGGTGCCGCAACCAGTTTTAAGAACATCCAAGAAATGCTGAagcaatcaatatttttaaagcaacaattaaaatatgagGAAGCTAggagaaataaaaaagattctAATTCTGTTTACAAACGTCTCTCTGCTCATATTGTTCTTGACCTACCGGACTTGTCTGAATTCTCTATGGTTAGGGAGACTACGAATAGGATTGAGAATATGATGGCACAAGCTAGAGGGTCCTCTGCTGAATTGCATAGGTCTCATACTACTTTACATTAG
- the LOC110377540 gene encoding keratin-associated protein 19-2, protein MTWRPRENERALRVARSPQFGVFGVGGVIGGISPYPGGYGPGYGPGYGPGYGYGGFGHHHHHHFRYGYPGFGGPGYGQPGFGGPGFGGPGYGGPGYGYGGNPGLSISKSTSISFGNGGGAQSSASSNAGGFGK, encoded by the exons ATGACTTGGAGACCTAGAGAGAACGAACGCG CACTTCGAGTAGCAAGATCACCACAATTCGGAGTGTTTGGTGTCGGAGGTGTAATTGGCGGAATCTCACCGTACCCTGGAGGTTACGGTCCTGGCTACGGTCCTGGCTACGGTCCTGGCTACGGTTACGGAGGCTTTGGGCACCACCATCATCACCACTTTAGATATGGATACCCCGGCTTTGGGGGCCCCGGTTACGGTCAGCCCGGCTTCGGTGGACCCGGATTTGGTGGGCCCGGTTACGGTGGGCCTGGTTATGGATACGGTGGTAATCCGGGATTGAGTATATCCAAAAGTACATCAATTAGTTTTGGAAATGGAGGTGGTGCTCAGTCCAGTGCAAGTTCAAACGCTGGTGGTTTCGGAAAATGA